TGTATGGATATTGAATTTGTGGAAACTAATCTAATTTTTGATGCGAcacggtgctgcgcacaccactacACAGTACCATCCCTCATTTCGTTTGTTGAATATCAAAAAACATGTGGGCCTTGACAGACCTCAATGACAAAAATAGATTCATATAGCTACCGCGAATTGATTGAGACTTAAGGTTCGGTTCTGTTCAGCTTGGTTTTGTAACTCCACACAGTATATGTTGTTTTAGACAAGTAATTACGTACtccattttctctattttccaaattcaaCCCAACCCAAGATGGATTTTCTGCTTTTCATCTTctatcttctttcttctttttcctttctttccacaATTTCGACATCCAACTTTTCTTTCACACTCTTACGTCAAATTTGTTGCGTTTACCATACGTTCAATGCCCCATCATTTCTTAAACAgaagacttgaaattttgaagtttCCTTTTTTCGTCAATGCGGGGTGTTTCGGATCAGCTTGTACACACCTTGAAATAATTCTTACAGCCCTTTCTATAGTCTTTTCACACGCTTACGAATAGAGTGTGAGTGGAAAATATTCCTTGATGTAGGCTACGAAAAAGTAATTTGTTTCCCACCGGTCAGGTTGACCGGCCTGCCCTTTTTCCCCTCACTTTAGCATAAATAATTTCACATAAATAATTTCTACTTTCTATCCGATTGTGGTCAACAAATGGATGCTTGAAACTTCACAAAGTAATGGTCCctttgtgtagtttcttctttatttcattCAACTTGctctaaaaaatttcaaacagttGATTATTGCAAAAACGTCTAACCCATTGTGTCATTTTCTAATTGGGAAAACAattaaaaaggaagaaaatctAGGTGCCCTAAAGACAAAGTTGGTCACCCAAGTAGAAATGTGACAAATCCATCATGGGTCAAGCTTTGTATTAGACTTAATAATACAATTCTAGCACCTAAATTTTTAAGAACAAGCTAGACCACTAAAATTTGTTAGTACAATTTTACATAGTGGTGATCCCTTGATATTTTCCTACTTGTTTGCAAcgaaatattttcttttctatctAGGTTAAAACGCATGCTTtctatgggaaaaaaaaaatactatttcaTGAATCGAGTCAAAAGCATTTACCGTACTCGGTTCGCTTTCTATGCTcgcaatcctctctctctcgaatgatctgcttttttttaaaaatctaaatTAAAACGCTTGCTTtctatgaaaaaattaaatactattCACGAGTCGAGTCAAAAGTATTTAGCGtatttggtttctttctctACTCGCAATTCTCCCCCTCAGACGATCACTCTCTCCaatattttaattgaattataagGAATTGGAGATTGGAACAGAGGAGCACCCGGAATAAAGGAATTCTGTCTCGGATTACTAGTCTACACGATTCAATAAATTTATTCAAACACAATTAACTAAACATACCAAACATGTCCAATCCTATACCTAATACCTTTAATCACCAATTTTTTAAAGAGACACTTCCAAATTAACTTTTTCATTTGTCCCCTCCATACATAACAAATTGATATTATAATCTCTGTTCCAATCATATTAACCTCACTACTCTAATTACTTAGTTGAGTCATCAAGACCTCCAAGTCTCCAAAACCCTTCCAAGTTCCTTCCTTCCACACCCACTCCTTCCCCTCCCTTATAAATACATACATAGTCCTACAAACATGTAACGAAACCTCCTCGTTGTCTCTACGCCCCTGCCTCCTTTATCAGGACGGACATATATAGCAGAACCTCCTCGTTGTCTCTGCACCCCTGCCTCCTTTATCAGGGTGGACGTATATAACGGAACCTCCCCGTTGTCTCTACACCCCTGCCTCCTTTATCAGAGCGGTCATTAAGGGGTCAGGCAACATAAATATGGGTCATATGAGCTACGATAAGGTTACACGGAGATCGTGCCACGGGAAAAGATGTTTCAAGCTAAAGTACCCAAGAAGGTTTTCAGTCTACCGGTTACGTGCCAAGATCTTCTGTTTGTTCGATTTTTTCAGCAGATGGCGGTCTTCGTACGGAGAAGCGCTGGAATCACTGAAGAAAGGTTTTACGCGATGTTCCAGCAgcaggagagagagtggttgtcGAAGAAATTTGGTTGTGCCGGATACAAGTCGAGCCGAATATAGGCTAAGGTCGTTTGGCCGATCGAATTCTTTCTATTCGGAAGCCATTGCTGATTGTTTGGAGTTCATCAAAAGGTCGTCTGTTTCCGGAGATGAGTACAAGCCAGTAAATCAAACGTagagagagcgagcgagagagaaagggaagagCTAGCTTGTGTACAGACGAAGCATGCACTTTGGTTAAGTTCATGCCATGTTTTTCTTTACACTTTTTTGCTTGCTTGCGTTTGATCTTTTCTTGTATGGAATTTCAGGGTCAAAAGGCCACAAGTTTGGTTAGTTTTGAATTTAAGAGCCCAAAGGCCGCAAGTTTGgttaatttttcttctttttgcgCTTCCTCCCTTCCTTCCTCAAGAGCAGTGCTCTGAGTCAAATGTTGGTGAGTAATTGGCTCTCCATGTTTGGAATTTTGCTGCAAAATATAAGTCTTTGCAAGGAAAACGAACTAGTTTTAATAGTGCGAGTTGTACTTCTCCCTTTCTTTTAGTAATTCGATCtttgtaatatatatactaaTGAATATGCAAATCCTAATGAATATGCGAGTTGTCCATTTCATCTTGCGCTTACTACGGGTTTGAGCTAGGATTCCTTGGTTCCTCTACTACTGAGTCACGAACGGGATTCTCGTACCAGCGCTTAGTGTAGATTTACTTTAGCAGGGTGTCGTTGAATCTGTAGCGTGTATGCTTCTCACAGTAACTCGTGTCTTTGATTTGATAGTTCTGATTCATTCCTGTATATTGTGATGAAATCTTTTCCCTGCGGGTACTAATGAAAGAATTTCTTAacgttgataaaaaaaaaattatgcaaatcCTGAGAAAATATGCGAATCTTGAGAAGGTTGATGCATGGTAGGTGTGAATGAAGATTGTGCTACCATGCATGCACCTAAACCATTAATGTCATTATTTGTTTGACTTAAGAAATTAAACATGTAGAAAAAGACAATAACGTCTGTTCAAAGTATAGAACGAACGCGGCACTACATGTCAAACTATGGCATGAATAATGGCGCTTAACTTTTTGTACATTCAATTCTCCTATTTTAGGTTTCAGTATATTTATTctgtcttttctgaatttttattagattcgggtaaaaaaaatttagattaaTCGATTGCCGACGAGAGGATTagtttaagaagaaaaaaattatgaccgaaatcataacaaaatcattaaagacgaaaaaaaatacaaaacagacAGTATTTTCTGTCCAACGTATCGTCTTATAAACTTCGGTccacaattttatacttttctgatttctagattttttatttCCATTGGTGCTAGTCCAATCACCTCAATTTAAGATGAGAAACAATTCTCCATCGGTATTTCCTATTGGTATCGACATGTGGCAAAAATATGGCGTAAGCGAACCCACATTATCAAACAGCCTGAAGGCCCTAAACTTGTATGGTACAGGATTAACCAGATTGATACAAACTACTAAATTCGTGAGAGCGTTGATTGAGAGCAAGAGCGGAGGGTACTACTCAAGGCTTACGCGATTAGGGTGCGAATGCtaacattcaaaaaaattcattacaatcaaattcaaatacGAAGGAGGAGTGCAGCTCAATCAAATTGAGTCCTCACTGGTGTGGTTCCATTTGACTGAATCGACTTGAAAACCGGGCGCAGGAGTACTGCAGCTCAAGGTGCAAGTATTGCCGGACTCGACGGAGGCgtcgaagagagagaaaattaagtGTTTTTCTTCGCTGCAATCAGTCTGAATTGAGGAAATATCAAAACACGATGAAGATCAAACTGTGAGATTTGAGGAAATGAAAAAGtgcagagggagagagagagagtctgttATAGTCGAGCGAGGTGAGTGGAATTTCAGTCGAGCTTTTGAGTTCAATACAAATTCGCGTCTAACAGACGCGAGGTTCCACACAAGGACAGAGTGAACAAGCGAAGTATATTAAAACGATGTCGTCCGAACTCATTCAGACTTCGCAGTTAGAACAGGAGAAGTCTATTGAAACTCCGTAATTGGTAAATTGTGAACTTAATCCGGTTCCTTTTTATGATCGAATCTGTTCGAGTTGTAGAACTTATCAAGAAGAAATAGAATGTCAAAGATCATGTCAATCAAATGCTgattagttcataatcaaagaTAATCTGTGtgaatttagttttaaaaaaataaatttgaccACAATGTATCAAACCCAATCCTATTAATTAATGATTAATGGAGTCTCACGACCCGAATCCTTCCACTCGCGCTACATATGGACGACCGCACGCCGTCCGCTCCGCCATCCTCCCGCCGACGCTACCGTCGCCTCTTCGCCGCCGGTTAGAATCAATTATTGTGTTATTAATATAGGTCCTGTGGATATCGAAATTTCTTATATCATACAGTTCCAATCCTTTTGTCTTAGTGAAGTTTAGAATACAGTTTTAAAAATTTCTTGctagagagaaacttattcacggcggcCGTGAATAGCTTCTTTACGGCAGCAATCAATCGCGATGgtccaaaagtgttctggatGGTCCAATTTTAATAAAACTTCTCCGGGTTCCCTAAACTTTTTCccggaaaaatttcattaatctctggaccgtccaaaacacttttgtacACCGCGATTAGCACCGTAAATAACTATTCGTACAGGCTCTGTGTAGTTTAGAATGAAGTAGTTTGCATTCATATTGGCGTAGTGGTTAGATAGCATCAAGCAGCAAGTTCGATTAGATACATAATTGAGCATAGTTGCTGGGCCTCCAATTTCTTCGATTTGGTAGCAAACCTATTAATTGATCTTTGACAAAATAAATTGCTTTCTTGTTTCGAGGTCTCAGGTTGCCACTTTTCTCCTTTAAATTCAAGTGCCTTCTGGATTGACTTGCGTTCTTTATACCTGCTGATCTAATCTAATGTCTTGACATATGCATTTACCTATTGAGGAAGATGACAAGGATCCAAGAATCTGGTTTCTTACCATGATTACCACGAGGATAAATGGTAGTACAATATGAACCTTTATAATTTGTCTGTCGTACTTTAATTTCCTGGGTCCGTTAACCTAGGCACCTCACTCCTTTCGAACCAACTCGGGAGAGTTAAGGCAGTTTTACCTACAAATAAACAGAACAATTGAAAAACTAGATATATTCTTGCGAGGTCCATGTGAAACTGGATATTTTGGATATAAAACCCATATGGACACTTCACGTATTTGGAAGAGTGGATGTGGCATATCTTCAAAGCAGCGTACAATGACATAGCTGCTTCGTTTTTACTGTGGGGCTCCGATGAACGTGGCTCGCTTCCTCTGGAACTGCTGTTCGTCTGGATCTAACCTCGttcccttgaacctaacctacaccatgaagcacgactaaagaccacaccggaggagcCCCGGAATGGCCCTCCGGCGCAAGGATGAGAATAATGCACAGAGAGGAAAGCAAAGGACTAGGGTTTCGAGGGTAGGAGACGATGTACCTTTTAGGGCGACTAtcccttggtatttatagaggattcttggcttgctctccaagttcgTCTATGCGTCTGATACGCGTCGGTTGACGTCACCCGTGACGTAGTGGATAAGGCGGTTAGTGTGAGCTGTCattggagacatggccgagcctagttgcctagcttTAGACCGAGTCGAGCTGAGCTTCGTGGGAGCATcatgggagacatggccgagcccagttgcctagctccgggccgaacCTGAGCTTCGAGGAAGCATCGTGGGAGatatggccgagcccagttgcctagctccaagccgagcctgagcttcgagggagcattgtgggagacatggccgagcctagttgcctagctccgggtcgagccgagcttcgagggagcattatggggacatggccgagcctagttgcctagctccgggccaagcCTAGCTTCGTGGGAGCTATCATGGgaaacatggccgagcccagttgcctagctccaggccgagccgagcttcgtgGGAGCTATCATGGgaaacatggccgagcccagttgcctagctccgggctgAGCCGAGCTTCGTGGGAGCTATCATGGGAGACATGGCCAAGCCTTGTGGACTAACTCCGGGATGAGCCGAGCCTTGTGGATGAGCTCTAATAGAAGACATGGCTGAGCCTCGTGGCCTTCCGCCGAATGTAGCGATTGTGGCCGAACCAGAATATTCGGACCACTACATTTACCATGCAATGGCTCCGCGTAGCTGATACATTTGGGGGCGTCCAAGCAAGAAATAGTTAAAATGCCTTAAATGAGGACCTGCTATTGGATAAAATGCTGTTAGCTAAACTTTAAGTGGGCAGCTGACAATCTTAACCTTCCAAGCACATTTATCCGTTCTCTGTGGTTATAAGAAAGTCTGAAGTGTTGTTCATGGGTTGCCCACTTGATATTCCAGGAGTCCACTTCCAGAAGGTGCTATTTGTACTAAACATACCTATATAATTACAAAGTGTTGTCCAGTGCCTTACCACCAACTGATTCCCAGGCTGATCTGTCATGGCAACTGACTCTTCAAATGTACGGGAGAACCTCGTTGGCATTGAAAAAAAGGTACTACTGGTACTTgcgataaattttcttttcagatGGAGAAGtgatcaaaatttgagtaaCTTAACAATATGATTCCTTTCCTGTTCAGAAAAGAGTATAATTCCTCATATTTTTCAACTGTTGGCAtttaagtttcatgtacttCGAATTGATCTTGATAGTTTAACTCCAATTTGTATGGGAAACTACTCTGATTTGTATGGAATTCTTTCACAATCATATGTTGCGTGCCTTTAAAATATGAGCTTCGATTTGATAGGAAGGGACGCCAAAGATGGGGACCTGGTCTACGAAGAAAATGACAATAGCAGGGAGAGTGGAGTTAGGAGCTGTGAGAACATGGTTTTCCCCTCACTTCCCCTTGCTATCAAATGGTTGTGGGACGGTTtcagagccggcttatagccaaggcgaGGGAAGCGAGCGCTTCGGGCCtccggaaaaaattaaaaacgagggcccccaaatttttaggattccaatatatatatatatatatggtccacaaaaaattgcactagacttctttacacaaaataggtccaattgaaatttaggagccacaaaataggccaaattgaaatttaggagccaTAAAATAAGCCCAAATTGTGGAATTAATCATTAGAAACActaatgcattaaaaaaaaagaaaaagaaaataacttaagGGTCGGCAGGAACTAGCAAGGAAGATatagccaatcaaaaaaaatcaaaaaagaaaaagaagatatagcCGATCATAAGAAGTAAGTACGGCAAGAACTAGAAACGCTTCATGCTTGAGGAGTCGAAAGGGAGGGAAGACAAC
This DNA window, taken from Rhododendron vialii isolate Sample 1 chromosome 8a, ASM3025357v1, encodes the following:
- the LOC131336257 gene encoding uncharacterized protein LOC131336257, which gives rise to MDDRTPSAPPSSRRRYRRLFAADDKDPRIWFLTMITTRINGVHFQKADLSWQLTLQMYGRTSLALKKEGTPKMGTWSTKKMTIAGRVELGAVRTWFSPHFPLLSNGCGTVSEPAYSQGDHTEMRNGKQERPGGDN